One Pseudorhodoplanes sinuspersici DNA segment encodes these proteins:
- a CDS encoding cysteine hydrolase produces the protein MRLRMKAMIGAAMTVGILAAAPVQATSVIEEWDSVKVPPAPALKAVTVDPKTTALLMLDFMNQNCGKRPRCVESLPAMKNLLDAARGAKVPVVYSFIANTTAADVMKDVAPIDGEASVTSGPNKFLRTDLEKILKDKGIQTVIVVGTAANGAVLQTASHAALTGYNVIIPVDGISGDPYAEQYTAWNMVNAPGVSAKSTLTKSGMIKF, from the coding sequence ATGCGTTTGCGTATGAAAGCGATGATCGGTGCTGCAATGACCGTCGGCATTCTGGCAGCGGCACCCGTTCAGGCCACATCGGTGATCGAGGAATGGGACAGTGTGAAGGTGCCGCCCGCACCGGCGCTGAAAGCCGTGACGGTCGATCCGAAGACCACGGCACTGCTGATGCTGGATTTCATGAACCAGAATTGCGGCAAACGGCCGCGCTGCGTCGAATCCTTGCCGGCGATGAAAAATCTGCTCGATGCCGCGCGCGGCGCAAAAGTGCCGGTGGTCTACAGTTTCATCGCCAACACCACGGCTGCCGATGTGATGAAGGACGTGGCGCCGATCGACGGCGAGGCGTCGGTGACATCGGGTCCTAATAAATTCCTGCGCACTGATCTCGAGAAAATCTTGAAGGACAAGGGCATCCAGACCGTGATCGTGGTCGGCACCGCCGCCAATGGCGCCGTGCTGCAGACGGCGTCGCACGCGGCGCTCACGGGCTACAATGTCATCATCCCGGTCGATGGTATCAGCGGCGATCCGTATGCCGAGCAATATACCGCGTGGAACATGGTCAACGCGCCCGGCGTGTCGGCGAAGTCGACGCTGACGAAGAGTGGGATGATCAAGTTTTGA